A window of the Candidatus Amarolinea dominans genome harbors these coding sequences:
- a CDS encoding zinc metallopeptidase, which yields MWFWNPLYFLFTLPALILGLVAQAMVKGAFSKYSQVRTNGGLTGAQAASSILRSFGLFDVTVEETQGMLTDHYDPRSRTLRLSPDVYRNSSIAAVGVAAHESGHALQHAKGYWPLQIRTQMVPTVQLGSWLGPIIFMVGFFLGGQVEGSLGYYIALAGLILFAAVALFAVVTLPVELDASRRAKQVLVSENILDRGEMDGVNRMLNAAALTYVAAAVQAIMTLLYYAYILFGRRRD from the coding sequence ATGTGGTTTTGGAATCCACTCTATTTCCTGTTTACATTACCGGCGCTGATCCTGGGCCTTGTTGCGCAGGCCATGGTGAAAGGCGCGTTCAGTAAGTATTCGCAGGTGCGCACCAATGGCGGCCTGACCGGCGCGCAAGCGGCCAGCTCGATCTTGCGCAGCTTTGGTCTCTTCGACGTGACCGTGGAGGAGACGCAGGGCATGCTGACCGATCATTATGACCCGCGCAGCCGCACCCTGCGCCTGTCGCCCGATGTCTACCGCAACAGTTCGATTGCGGCCGTTGGCGTGGCCGCGCACGAAAGCGGGCATGCCTTGCAGCACGCCAAAGGCTACTGGCCGTTGCAAATTCGCACACAGATGGTGCCGACGGTGCAGCTTGGCTCCTGGCTCGGCCCGATCATCTTCATGGTTGGCTTCTTCCTGGGCGGCCAGGTCGAAGGCTCGCTGGGCTACTATATTGCGCTCGCTGGCTTGATCCTGTTCGCAGCGGTGGCCCTCTTTGCTGTCGTGACCCTGCCGGTCGAGCTGGATGCCAGCCGCCGCGCCAAGCAAGTCCTGGTCTCCGAGAATATCCTGGATCGCGGCGAGATGGATGGGGTCAATCGCATGTTGAACGCCGCCGCTCTCACCTACGTGGCAGCGGCCGTGCAGGCGATTATGACGTTGCTCTACTATGCCTACATTTTGTTCGGCCGCCGGCGCGACTGA
- a CDS encoding trypsin-like peptidase domain-containing protein, producing MSNSRRNLIVAIIVLAGALLLLCICAVGAWFAVRPSLDRADFLQGLQPTAAITRQVAPATATPARSQPRATATPAKQPSAPANPPTAPVLPTAVQAPAGADIETALLTNLYERVNPSVVNITVLGRAGEQVAPGMGIPTPENPDELVPVSQGSGFVWDAEGHIVTNAHVIEGEDGVRITFSDGTSATAEVIGADPDSDLAVVKVDPATAALVPVARGSMDAVQVGQRVAAIGNPFGYNGTLTVGVVSAIGRSISSLTQFNIPSVIQTDAPINPGNSGGPLLNMDGAVIGVNAQIETSNGVRANSGVGFSIPISIVERVVPALINEGVYRHAYLGISGSTFSPFCADVLGIDPAVRGAYVNEVANGGPSDKAGLRGGSQAVDKLTCPEMAGGDLITAIDDQPVARFDDLLIYLETYKGPGDTVTLTVLRDGQEQKIAVELGRRPQRSQ from the coding sequence ATGTCGAATTCGAGACGCAATCTGATCGTTGCTATCATTGTTCTGGCCGGTGCATTGCTTTTGCTCTGCATCTGTGCCGTCGGCGCCTGGTTTGCCGTTCGTCCAAGCCTGGACCGGGCGGACTTTCTACAAGGCCTGCAGCCAACCGCGGCGATCACGCGCCAGGTCGCGCCGGCCACCGCGACGCCGGCACGCTCCCAACCGCGTGCCACCGCGACCCCGGCCAAGCAACCGTCGGCGCCGGCCAACCCGCCAACCGCGCCCGTCCTGCCTACAGCCGTGCAGGCGCCGGCTGGTGCAGACATCGAAACGGCACTTCTGACCAACCTGTACGAACGGGTTAATCCTTCCGTGGTCAACATCACGGTTTTGGGCCGGGCCGGCGAACAGGTGGCGCCGGGGATGGGCATTCCAACGCCGGAGAACCCCGATGAATTGGTACCGGTCAGTCAAGGATCAGGCTTCGTCTGGGACGCGGAAGGCCATATCGTCACCAATGCGCACGTGATTGAAGGCGAGGATGGGGTGCGCATCACTTTCTCAGATGGCACGTCGGCCACGGCCGAAGTGATCGGCGCCGACCCTGATTCAGACCTGGCGGTTGTGAAGGTTGATCCCGCCACGGCAGCCCTGGTGCCGGTGGCGCGTGGCAGCATGGACGCTGTGCAGGTGGGACAGCGCGTGGCCGCGATTGGCAATCCGTTTGGCTATAACGGCACGCTGACGGTGGGGGTGGTGAGCGCCATTGGCCGTTCCATCTCCTCGCTGACGCAGTTCAACATTCCCAGCGTGATCCAGACCGACGCGCCGATCAACCCTGGCAACTCCGGTGGCCCTCTGCTCAACATGGACGGCGCAGTGATTGGCGTCAACGCGCAGATCGAGACTTCGAATGGCGTGCGCGCCAATTCGGGCGTTGGTTTTTCCATTCCGATTAGCATTGTCGAGCGCGTGGTGCCCGCGCTGATCAACGAAGGCGTCTATCGCCATGCCTACCTGGGCATCAGCGGCAGCACCTTCAGCCCCTTCTGCGCCGACGTGCTGGGGATTGATCCTGCAGTGCGCGGCGCGTATGTCAATGAAGTCGCCAACGGCGGGCCGAGCGACAAGGCCGGCCTGCGCGGCGGCTCGCAGGCGGTTGACAAGCTGACCTGCCCGGAGATGGCCGGCGGCGATCTCATCACGGCCATTGATGATCAGCCGGTGGCGCGTTTCGACGATCTCCTGATCTACCTGGAGACCTACAAAGGCCCTGGTGACACGGTGACGCTGACGGTGCTGCGTGATGGGCAGGAACAGAAGATCGCGGTAGAACTGGGCCGCCGACCCCAACGCAGCCAGTAG
- a CDS encoding histidine--tRNA ligase yields the protein MPYAAPTGAKDILPEEWPFWRHIEQNIQRITALYGFEPLGVPIFESTALFTRGVGEGSDLVVQKEMYSFQDKSGDELTLRPEFTAGIMRAYVENGMHTRPAPLRLYAIGPIFRQEKPQAGRYRIHHQFNVEALGEEDPVIDVEVMSIAWDLYDALGFKGLSFMINSTGCRECRPAFVQALRDYFAPLAEQLGETDRTRLARNPLRLLDSKDPAMERLLASAPVIHDFLCESCRTHFATLRQYLDLLGRPYTINPRLVRGLDYYVKTVFEVWAQDIGAQAAVCGGGRYDGLIEALGGPAVPGVGFGSGIERIILALKAQGVQAPALPLPLVMLVYRGPAAKVEAIRLLQTLRQAGIGALLPYRDSLKAQLKQADRARARFALILGDDELAAASVTVRDLTSSQQVSVPRSEVIAWLRAHGV from the coding sequence ATGCCCTACGCAGCGCCGACCGGCGCCAAAGACATTCTACCTGAAGAATGGCCCTTCTGGCGCCACATCGAACAAAACATCCAGCGCATCACCGCGCTCTACGGCTTCGAGCCGTTGGGCGTGCCGATCTTTGAATCCACGGCCCTCTTCACGCGTGGCGTCGGTGAAGGCTCCGACCTGGTGGTGCAGAAAGAGATGTACTCCTTCCAGGACAAGAGCGGCGACGAGCTGACCCTGCGGCCGGAGTTCACGGCCGGCATCATGCGCGCCTACGTCGAGAACGGCATGCATACGCGCCCGGCCCCGCTGCGCCTCTACGCGATCGGCCCCATCTTTCGCCAGGAGAAGCCGCAGGCCGGCCGCTACCGCATCCATCATCAGTTCAATGTCGAGGCACTGGGCGAGGAAGACCCGGTCATTGATGTCGAGGTGATGAGCATCGCCTGGGACTTGTACGACGCCCTGGGCTTCAAGGGCCTCTCGTTCATGATCAACAGCACCGGCTGTCGCGAGTGCCGACCGGCCTTTGTGCAGGCGCTGCGCGACTACTTCGCGCCGCTGGCTGAGCAACTGGGTGAAACCGACCGCACACGCCTGGCGCGCAACCCGCTGCGCCTGCTCGATTCCAAAGACCCGGCGATGGAGCGGCTGCTGGCTTCGGCGCCGGTGATTCATGATTTTCTGTGTGAGAGTTGTCGCACGCACTTCGCCACCCTGCGCCAGTATCTGGACCTGCTTGGGCGGCCGTACACCATCAACCCGCGGCTGGTGCGCGGGCTGGATTATTATGTCAAAACGGTGTTCGAGGTCTGGGCGCAGGACATTGGCGCGCAGGCGGCCGTCTGCGGCGGTGGGCGTTACGATGGGTTGATCGAAGCGTTGGGTGGGCCGGCCGTGCCGGGCGTCGGTTTTGGCTCCGGCATTGAGCGCATCATCCTGGCGCTGAAGGCGCAGGGCGTGCAGGCGCCGGCTCTGCCCTTGCCCCTGGTCATGCTGGTCTATCGTGGCCCGGCCGCCAAAGTGGAGGCCATCCGCCTGCTGCAGACCCTGCGCCAGGCCGGCATCGGCGCGCTGCTGCCCTACCGCGACAGCCTCAAGGCGCAACTCAAGCAGGCGGACCGGGCGCGGGCACGTTTTGCGCTGATCCTGGGCGATGACGAACTGGCCGCGGCCAGCGTCACCGTACGCGACCTGACCAGCAGCCAGCAGGTCAGCGTGCCGCGCAGTGAGGTGATTGCCTGGCTACGCGCCCACGGCGTATAG
- a CDS encoding response regulator yields the protein MKAKILIVDDEPYLVRLMEYALKAEGHEIITAGTGTDAIKKAETEKPDLLILDVMLPDLNGIEVAQYLRAKPEFVHLPIIMLSALAQVTDKIEGLKAGADEYLTKPVDLREMVVRVTMLLERRALTQPKAAPPASRGKIITVCGPKGGIGRTFTATNLALALTKTVSRKIMLLDGNRQLGDIDLALNLRQTRTLADLLARVDRLDAELVRTVMATHSAGVDVILAPAHLADSQPVQPAAVRKVASALLDMCDYLIVDTQAVIDDFTETFINIADVIVLLVQAEISTCRNAKLLMELARSDGQTLDNLIVVLNQFNPSDELQPADIEKILYQKIAVKVPANHELVQYSLNRGVPVVVSHPKQNVTRAIFQLADLVASNDDKRIAPAGGLFEAAGSLFGRRTS from the coding sequence ATGAAAGCAAAAATACTGATCGTGGACGACGAACCGTATCTGGTTCGCTTGATGGAATATGCACTCAAGGCGGAGGGGCATGAAATTATCACCGCCGGCACCGGCACCGACGCCATCAAAAAAGCTGAAACCGAAAAACCTGATCTTCTCATTCTCGATGTCATGCTGCCCGATCTGAACGGCATCGAGGTTGCTCAATATCTGCGTGCCAAGCCGGAATTCGTACACCTGCCCATCATCATGCTCAGCGCGCTGGCGCAGGTGACGGACAAGATCGAGGGACTCAAGGCCGGCGCCGACGAGTACCTGACCAAGCCTGTTGACCTGCGTGAAATGGTCGTGCGTGTGACCATGCTCCTGGAGCGCCGCGCCCTCACCCAGCCCAAAGCCGCCCCCCCCGCCTCTCGCGGTAAAATCATCACCGTCTGCGGCCCCAAAGGCGGCATCGGACGCACCTTCACCGCCACCAACCTGGCGCTCGCTCTGACCAAAACTGTCAGCCGCAAAATCATGCTCCTGGACGGCAACCGCCAATTGGGTGATATTGACCTGGCCCTCAACCTGCGCCAGACCCGAACGTTGGCGGACCTGCTGGCACGCGTGGATCGGCTCGACGCCGAACTGGTGCGGACGGTGATGGCAACCCACAGCGCCGGCGTTGATGTTATTCTGGCGCCTGCCCATCTGGCTGACTCACAGCCGGTGCAACCGGCCGCAGTCCGCAAGGTTGCCAGTGCGCTGTTAGACATGTGTGACTACCTGATCGTGGATACGCAAGCGGTGATTGACGACTTCACCGAGACGTTCATCAACATTGCCGACGTCATTGTGCTGCTGGTGCAGGCCGAAATTTCCACCTGTCGCAACGCCAAGCTGCTCATGGAACTGGCGCGGTCCGACGGCCAAACCCTGGATAACCTGATCGTGGTTCTCAATCAGTTCAACCCGAGCGATGAGCTGCAGCCGGCAGATATCGAGAAAATTCTCTATCAGAAGATCGCTGTCAAAGTGCCGGCTAACCACGAATTGGTACAGTACAGCCTCAACCGCGGTGTGCCGGTGGTGGTGAGTCACCCCAAGCAAAACGTGACGCGCGCCATTTTCCAACTGGCCGACCTGGTCGCCTCCAACGATGACAAACGCATCGCTCCCGCGGGCGGTCTCTTCGAAGCAGCCGGCTCTCTCTTTGGCCGCCGCACGTCCTAA
- the moaC gene encoding cyclic pyranopterin monophosphate synthase MoaC — MNQPSGAPALSHLDAEGTARMVDVGAKQESQREAVAAGEVRMAPETLRLLRAGNVPKGDVLGTARVAGILAAKRTAELIPLCHPLPLTYIGVDFSFDEETSRVLITATARCQGQTGVEMEALTAVSVAALTIYDMAKALEKTMVIGEIRLLRKTGGRSGEWERPETGETGV; from the coding sequence ATGAATCAGCCGTCGGGCGCGCCCGCGCTGTCACATCTGGACGCCGAAGGCACGGCGCGCATGGTGGACGTGGGCGCCAAACAGGAGTCGCAGCGCGAAGCCGTGGCTGCGGGTGAAGTGCGCATGGCGCCGGAGACGCTGCGCCTGCTGCGCGCCGGCAATGTGCCCAAAGGTGATGTGCTCGGCACGGCGCGCGTGGCCGGGATTTTGGCTGCCAAACGCACGGCTGAGCTGATTCCTCTGTGCCACCCGTTGCCGCTGACCTATATCGGCGTGGACTTCAGCTTCGACGAGGAGACGAGTCGCGTGCTCATTACCGCCACGGCGCGCTGTCAGGGCCAGACCGGGGTGGAAATGGAAGCGCTCACGGCCGTCAGCGTGGCGGCGCTGACCATCTACGACATGGCGAAGGCGCTGGAAAAGACGATGGTCATTGGAGAGATTCGTCTGCTGCGGAAGACGGGCGGTAGGAGTGGGGAATGGGAGAGGCCAGAGACCGGTGAAACGGGGGTTTAG